The nucleotide window TGGGAGTTAAGGAGAGGGTCAGGCTGGCCATCCTCGTAGCAGCGGCGCGCCTGCTAGGCAAGACCTTCACGATCAAGCTGCTGGAGCGGCGCGAATCGTCAACCATCGAGGAGTACGAGCGAGCGGCTTCCGCGCTCGAAGGGGAGCGGCTCAAGCGGTTGAGGGATATAATCGAGGAGGAGAAGCGCCACGAGCTCGAGTTCGCCAACCGCCTTGACGAAACCATCGTGAGGCAGCTCGGCTCGGTAGCGCTAGGCATCAGCGACGCCATCGTGGAGCTCACGGGGGTTCTGCTAGGCTTCGTAGGTTATACCCAGTCCTCTATCCAGGCGGCAGTGGGGGGGTTCATCGTTGGAGTCAGTGCGGCTCTATCGATGGCTGCCGCAGCTTACGCTCAAGCGAAGCATGAGGTAGGGAGGAACCCGGCTCTACACGCGGCTTACACGGGAGTGTTCTACATGCTCACAGTGCTGCTCCTACTAACCCCACTACTGCTCGGCCTACCCCTCGCCGCGGCGATTCCCGCGTCGATAGCTACAGCCGTAGCCCTGCTGGCCTTGCTCTCCTTCTACAGCTGCGTAGTGCTTGAGAGAATGTTCCTCAGGGAGTTCTTCGAGAGCGCTTCAGTCGTAATGGCAGTCGCGCTGGTCAGCTACAGCATCGGAGCGGCCGCCAGAGGGCTCACCGGTATCGCGCCCTAGCACGCGCCTAATCTCGGCCCACCTTCGCGTGAGCATGACGCTGGCCACGTGCGTACAGATGCTTCTCTCGCGTGTGAAACCGTAGAGGTGCCCGTAGCAGTCGCACACGTACCTCCCCTCCCCGGTCGACCGGACGTTGTACAGGGGGTACGCGTCACCGGGTAGCCCCGGCACCAGCCAGTGCCTCTCACCTACCTCCCTGATGCCGAGCAGCACGCGAGCTACGGCGCGCGTGTACCAGCTAGGCGGCTTGTCGAAGAGCACTCGGAGTTCGAGGAGAGCAGCGTAGAGCTCATCGTAATCGGGCGGTACCTTCCCCGAAACGATCATCCTCGCCAGCCTGAGCGCTTCGCTGGGCTCCACCCCATCCATTCTGGCACTATGCTAATTAAATAGGCTTCCACGCGATTAGCGATGAGGATCCCACGCCCCCTGCTGGCCGCCGCTCTGGTCGCAGCAGCCGTTGCCGCGCTCCACCTCGCTCACCTGGTCTTCCGCCTGCAGGCTGAGGCCGCGCGTGAGAGGAGGGTCCAGCTGTACGTCTCCAAGGGGCTCAGCCGCGAACTAGCCGAGCTTTTCATCACGCGCTTCCCCACCAACGACAACGAGACGTGGATCCTCTTTGCGATCCACTGGTCTCGGAGCCCAGCTTCGGCTGAGGCTGCCCTCAAGCTTTTCCTTAGCGTCCGTGAAGCCGTGGACTACCTGGAGGGGCTCGAGGAGGGCTTGACGGGGGAGCTGCTGGTCGTCGACGTAAGGGGCTCAAGCCTGATGGACCCCAGGCTCCTCACGCTAGTCACATTGCAGGGGGTAGTGAACAGGGAGGGGGCACGCCTGTACGTCATCTTCAAGGATAGCGATGCATGGTGGCTGGCGAGAGCGGCTAAGATCCTCGGGCTGAAGGTCGAGTTTGCTGGGATGGATGACGCCGTTAGGCGCTTCGCTTCACAGGTTGAAGGCTACGTCATTTACGATCCAGCGCAGCCTGACACCATCAACGTGGGGACGACGCTCTGCGGGATCTACAACGGCGTCCTCGTTCACCCGACGTGGGTCGGCTGGCTCGAGCGGCTCGGAGTAGAAAAGAGGTTGTTCGACTTGAGGGGCAAGTTCACCGACAGGGTTTCCGCGTACCAGTGGGCCTTCGAGGAACTGTGGGACCGAGTGGACAGGACGAAGCTGGCTGTCGCGTGCCCTGAGACCCGGACCCACACGAAGTACGGGAGAACCTTCACCAGCAACCTGCAAGTGGCGTGCCGGGACTACGCTGTCGCTCTCAGGCTGCTCACCGTCTACCTCGACCCCTTCAACCCTGCCGAGAGAGCGGTGCTCGAGCGGATTCTATCGGCCATGCCGAACAACTCGATGGTGCTCGGCTGGCACGGCGAAGATGAGTGGGCGTACGTGGATCTGGCCACGAGGTACGGGAAGTACGTGGTCGTCATGATGCACCACTTCGGGCCGCTGGACTTTGCGAATCCGACGGTTTGGATGCACCTGAAGCCGCCCGAGGACCCGAAGTTCCCCCTGCCTCCCGTTAGACCTGAAGTGCTGGGGAGAGATGGGGTTTACGTAACTTTCTACGTGACTGACGGGGACAACCTTCAGTGGGATTACAACATGGTAAACCTGTGGCAGAGGAGGCTTGGCGTTCCGGTTGCCTGGACGGTTAGCCCCCTCCTCCTCGACGTGGCACCCTTCATGGTGTACTACTACGCCAGAACCATGAGCGAGCACGATACGTTCGTCTGCGGCCCCTCCGGTGCAGGCTACATCTACCCCACCTCTAACAAGCCTTACCTGGGCCAGTACCTCCCACACACGAGCTACCACTTGGAAAAGAGCGGTCTGCGGGTCGTTGAGGTGCTGGGATACGACGATGACGTCGCGGCGGCTTACGCTGTTCAACTCTCCCCCTGGCTTCTAGCGGTGAAGAGGGATTACAACGAGTTGCCCGGCCTCTTCAAGGCTCACGGAAGCTCCGTCTACTACGTAAGAAAGGGCAACTTAACGATCCCCGTGGTCTTCGGTGCGCTTCACTTCAGGAGCACTGAGCTGGGAAAGTTCGCCTCGGACCTCGACGAAGCGATTAGGATGTACGCTCAGCCGCCTACTGCACTGCGCTTTAACCCGGCCGACGAACTGCCCGGTTTTGGGGCGCAAGTCGACGACCCCGATTCCCCCACGAAGAGAGCTAGGCTTGCGAGAGCGGGGGCGAGCCTAGCAGGAGCTCTGGTTTACGGACCCTACACGGAGCTGCCAGCTGGGAGCTACACCGTGCGGTTCGCCCTTAAGATCTCCGCTCGCACGGAGGCTCGTGTAGCGACCATAGACGTGTGCACGGACATCGGGAGGACGATCATAGCCCAAAGGGAGATCTCCGGCTCAGAGTTCGTGAGGGTCGGCAGCTACCAGTGGTTTGAGATCAACTTCACGCTCGCTAAAGCCACTGGCAACATAGAGTTCAGGGTCTGGTACGACCCCGGCAGCGGTGTGGACCTCTACGCGGGAGCGGTGGAGCTCACAGGCATTCAGCCAGCTGCGCGGAACCTCCCCATCATCCTTGTCATCTCCCAGCCGTGGGACATCGAGGAGTTCGAAGGCCTCAGGAGGATCCTCCAGGAGCGCCCTCAGATCATCCCCATCAACTTCCACGAGCTAGTGGCTCTGGTGAATGTCGAGTATGGGCACCGGCTGGCCGTCTCGCTGCTGGAGGACTATGTGAGGGAGGGGAAGTTGTCTCGTGCCAAAGCCGACGAGCTCAAGAGCATACTCGATGAAGCTCTAAGCCTGTACAGGGCGGAGAAGCCCTACGATGCGGCGGCGAAGATGATCGAATTCTACAGGGCCCTAGCCGCAGCGCTGATGAAGAGGTAGCGCTGGGATACTCGCGGGGAAAGAGGTATCATTCAATCCAGCGGGGTGGAACCCCACGTGCGGACGCTGATAGCCCGTCCAGCTCTGCCGGTTCGAATGTTTCAATCCACAAGGACTGGTTTGAGAGCCTCCTTCGCTCTCCCCGCGAGCCCCGAAAGGGCTACTCGCCTGACGAGCGCGGCAAACTCGCGGTCTCCGGTGAGCCTGAACAAGGCGTCCTCGACTACGGCGTCATCTAAGTAGATCATCCTCACCGTCATGCCCCCGTCGATCACGAAGTTGACACCCGTGACGAAGCCCGCCTCGTCTGAAGCCAGGAACGCCACCAGTGCTGCAACATCCTCCGGCTTGCCAACCCTGCCAGCCGGGTGCTGCTCGTGATCCAGCCTGGTCAGCTGAGGCTCTCTTGGAGGGATCTGCCACTCGCTCGTATCGATCCACCCAGGCGATACCGCTACCACCCTGATGCGGTAGGGTGCCAGGCTGACGGCTAGCGCGTGAGTTAGTGCCAAAAGGCCTCCCTTCGACGCAGAGTAGGGCTCCGTGTTGGGTTCCGACTGGAGGGCCCTCGTGCTCGCAATATTGATGATGACTCCCCCTCCCCTCTCCGCCATGATTCGGGCAGCGTGCTTCGAGAATAGGTAGGGGCCCGTCAGGTTGACGGAAAGCACTCTCCACCACTCCTCGAGCGTTTGCTCGAAAAGCGGCTTGCCCGAGAAGCCGATACCCGCGTTGTTCACGAGTACATCAATTCTGCCGAAGGCATCAACTGCCTCCCCTACGCAGCGGGAGACGTCCTCCTCCCTTGCAACATCGCCCGCAACGAAGATCGCATCAACACCCTCGGACATCAGCGCTTTCAGCCTGTACTCTCCAGCCTTACCATCGATATCGAAGACGACGACCTTGGCGCCCTCCCTCCCCAGCCTGTGGGAGATGGCGGCTCCAATCCCGCGCGCTCCCCCCGTTACTATCGCAACCTTACCTTTCAACCGCACGGTAGCCACGGAGGTAGGCGCATGTTAAGGGTTTCGAGCGGTAACGCTTTTAACCGGGGGGCCGCCGGAACTGCTGCTGTGATGAGCGCCGGAACTGAAGACCTCTCCGGCATGAAGCGGGCTAGGAAAGCTGAGCGCGTTAAGGATTTTTGGTGAGTTTCCCCTCAGCCTTATGGCCGACCTGAGGGCTGTAGTCACGGGCGCGTCCTCCGGGATCGGTAGGGCTCTCACACTTGAAATTTGTCGCGCAGGTGGTAGAGTGCTCGGCGTCGCTAGAAGCGAGGGAGCGCTACTGGAGCTGAAGCGGCAGCTGGGAGATCGCTTCGATTACGTGAGAGCCGATCTTTCCAAGCTTGAGGAGCTAGATCGAGTTGTTGAGGGGGCTCGCGCGTTTCTGGGGAGCCTCGATGTCCTCGTGAACAACGCCGGGTTCGGCTTGTACAAAGGTGTGCTCGAACACAGTGAAGATGAGCTCCTCTCGATGACGCTCGTGAACTTCGTCTCCCCGATAGTGCTCACAAGGAAGCTGCTCCCGCTGATGCACGAGGGTTCCACAGTCGTAAACGTCATTACTGCCGGTATCCACGTCCTGATGACGCGGCTACCGATCTACGGTGCAACGAAGATAGCGTTTCACTACGCCTCTAAAGCGATTGAGAGGGAGCTGAAGCTGAAAGGCATCAGGGTGGTGACCGTCTACCCTGGCTCAGTGCTCACTGAGTTCCACGCGCGAGCTGGAGGAGCTGCCCCGAAGTGGGGCACCGTTACAGCGGAGGAGGTTAGCAAGGAAATCCTAAAGGCTGTGAGAAAGGGGAAGAGCAAGGTGTACGTTCCAGGCTACGTATCGCTGCTGAGGGTATTCGGCCCCCACCTGCCCCCGCTCTACTGACCACGCCTCAGCAGGTATAGCTGTTTCTCGAACTCCAGCACTTCCGCCGGAAGCGGGTGCGGGGTGCCCAATAGCAGAGTTATCACGTAGACTTTCGCTGCTCTCTCAAGGTAGACGAGCGCGTCGAGGGCCTCGTCCAAATCTTTCCCGCAGGTTAAAACCCCGTGGTTAGCCAGGATCACAGCGCACCGGTCACCCAACGCTCGTACGACGTTCCTCGCCAGCTCCTCGCTGCCGGGCGGCCCGTAGTCGGCTACCTCGACCGCACCACCCAGGTAGACTGTGATTTCGTCCAGCACGGGCTCCAGTCTCCGCCGGAGCGCTGCTAGAACCGATGCGTATACCGGGTGCGCGTGCACTACAGCTTTGACGTCGCTCCTAGCCCTGTACACAGCCAAGTGCATCAGATACTCGCTCGTTGGAGCGCGCCCTCCTTCAACCAAGTTTCCCTGCTCGTCAACTACGACCAGGTCCTCCGGCCTCATCTGGGCTTTCCTCAGGCCGCTTGGAGTCATTAAGTAGAGCCCTTCTTCGGGCAAGCGAACGCTGATGTTGCCGCTATAGCCCCAGTTCAACCCCGCACTTTCCATGAACCTGAAGGCTTCAATCACCTTTTCCCTAAGCTCCCGATACTTCACGAGCCAGCCGTTAAACGCTGGTATAAAAGTCAAGCCAGCTCGCGTAAGCGGCTTCGTAGTGCTCGACGAGATCGGGGTCAGGTTCGCACCCCTCAAGCAGCACGAACGCCCTAGCAGCCTCTCTCAGGCTGCTGTAACATCCGAGAGAGAAGGCCGTTAGAGCTGCGCTCCCAGCCCCGCTGCCGTGCGGAACGTTCGTGAGGAACACCGTTCTGCCGAGCACAGATGGCAGAAGCTTCCTTAGCGACCTAATCCGCGTTAAGCCGCCCGTCGCTCTCACGCTCGTTAATCTCTTCGATGCTACACTGACCGCCTGCAGAACGTTCGCTTTAATGCTGTACGCGACATATTCGAGGAGCGCCCTCACCATGTCGCAGACTTTAACGGGCTGGGTAAAAGGCGATGCGAGGAGTGGCGTGGAGATGAAGCTCCTAAAGCTCTGCCGGCCTAGCGATTTTGCATCCATGATCGATGGGTAGAGTTTCATCATGACCCCCTTCGCGCCTGGCTCGGAGAGCTCGAACAGCCGATCGAGCGCCCCGTAATCCTCTGCGACTATGATATCTCTGAGGAACCACTCAATAAATTCTCCGAGAGGCCCTGCGTTGCTTTCTACAAGCCAACCACCTCCCACATGGGGGACCAGCCAGGTGCGCATCCCCGCGTCAATCGCTGGATTCCCGGTCCAAGCGACAACGGGTACCGTACGACCTGCGATCACCCCTACCTCACCCTCGCCGAAAACGCCGGCCGCTAAAGCGGCTGTTTGCGTGTCGCCACCACAAACGACGACGGGTAGCCCCTCAGGTAGGCTAGTCTTCTCCGCCGCCTCCCGTGAGAGGTAGCCTGCGAAATCCCCCTCTCTCACGATTTCCGGAAGCATATCCTCGACGACTCCGAACATCTCCATCGCCTTCCTACTCCACCTCGTGCTAACCACGTCGAACAACATGGTGCTGGCCGCTAAGGACGGGCACGTAGTGTAAGCACCGCAGAGCTTGTACAGCAGCCAATCGCATATGGTTAAAATCTTTGAAATTTTTGAAAAAGATTCTGGCTTGAACTCCTTGAACCACATTAATCGAGCAGCTGTAAAGAGGTGCGGCGGGTAAAGGCCCGTGACTCTGTAGAGTTCAGCACACTCATCGTCGCTGAGGCTAAGGCTAGCAAGGAAGCCGCGCGGATCAACATTGGGGCTCATGCAGAGCTCCCTCCCGTTAATATCTAGGAGAACCATGTTGTAGCGCTGAGAGGTACACCCGATGCCCTTCACTTCGTACTGCAGCCGCTGGAGACCCTCGCCTACTGAGCGCAGGCAGGTGAACAGCGAGCTTTCAACCTCCGTTGGATTGTACTCAACGGTTAGCGTTGCTTCATCCGCGTACAGCCTAAGGGGTGCGCGCCTCTCTACGATAAACTCGCCACTGGTAGTGAAGGCTTGCACCTTAAGCGCGCTGCTACCGAAATCAACGACTATAAGAGCTTCCCGCGACACGATCCCAGACCTTCGGATTCGCGAGGTGCAAGGGGCGTTCCCCCCTCAGATACCTGAGAACGTCCTCGACGATCATCCACGAGTGCCGTCTAACAGTCTCAACGGTGTTCCCTCCTATGTGGGGTGTTACAACCACGTTCTCGAGCTGGAGGAATCTGTTTGAGGAGTCGACAGGCTCTTCGTAGAAAACATCTAGAGCTGCTCCCGCGATCCTTCTCCTCCTCAGTGCATCGTAGAGGGCGTCCTCGTCGACTACAACGGGATTTGCCAAGTTGACGAGTATTGCCGTCGGTTTCATCAACTCGATTTCCCTGCGCCCTATCATGTTCACAGTCTCCTCGGTGGGTGGAACGTGGAGAGTCACAATGTCGGAGCTGCGCAACAGAGTTTCCAGGTCGACCCTTTCACCACCCACGCTCTTAACTCTCTCGTCGTGAACGTAGGGATCGTAGACCAAAATGCGAGCTCCGAAGGCTCTCAGTATTTCAGCGACGCGGTACCCTATCCTCCCCAACCCGACGATGCCGACGGTCTTACCGTACAACTCGCTCCCCATCCATTCGCTGTAGTACTTTGCGAAGTCCTCAAACGAGTCGATTCGCACAGCGCCGCTTTTCAGCTTAAAGCAGATCGATGAGAGCTTCCTCAAGAGCATCAATATCACTGCTACTGTGAGCTCGGCCACCGCGTTGGCGTTCCTG belongs to Thermofilaceae archaeon and includes:
- a CDS encoding GxGYxYP family putative glycoside hydrolase; amino-acid sequence: MRIPRPLLAAALVAAAVAALHLAHLVFRLQAEAARERRVQLYVSKGLSRELAELFITRFPTNDNETWILFAIHWSRSPASAEAALKLFLSVREAVDYLEGLEEGLTGELLVVDVRGSSLMDPRLLTLVTLQGVVNREGARLYVIFKDSDAWWLARAAKILGLKVEFAGMDDAVRRFASQVEGYVIYDPAQPDTINVGTTLCGIYNGVLVHPTWVGWLERLGVEKRLFDLRGKFTDRVSAYQWAFEELWDRVDRTKLAVACPETRTHTKYGRTFTSNLQVACRDYAVALRLLTVYLDPFNPAERAVLERILSAMPNNSMVLGWHGEDEWAYVDLATRYGKYVVVMMHHFGPLDFANPTVWMHLKPPEDPKFPLPPVRPEVLGRDGVYVTFYVTDGDNLQWDYNMVNLWQRRLGVPVAWTVSPLLLDVAPFMVYYYARTMSEHDTFVCGPSGAGYIYPTSNKPYLGQYLPHTSYHLEKSGLRVVEVLGYDDDVAAAYAVQLSPWLLAVKRDYNELPGLFKAHGSSVYYVRKGNLTIPVVFGALHFRSTELGKFASDLDEAIRMYAQPPTALRFNPADELPGFGAQVDDPDSPTKRARLARAGASLAGALVYGPYTELPAGSYTVRFALKISARTEARVATIDVCTDIGRTIIAQREISGSEFVRVGSYQWFEINFTLAKATGNIEFRVWYDPGSGVDLYAGAVELTGIQPAARNLPIILVISQPWDIEEFEGLRRILQERPQIIPINFHELVALVNVEYGHRLAVSLLEDYVREGKLSRAKADELKSILDEALSLYRAEKPYDAAAKMIEFYRALAAALMKR
- a CDS encoding SDR family oxidoreductase, producing the protein MRLKGKVAIVTGGARGIGAAISHRLGREGAKVVVFDIDGKAGEYRLKALMSEGVDAIFVAGDVAREEDVSRCVGEAVDAFGRIDVLVNNAGIGFSGKPLFEQTLEEWWRVLSVNLTGPYLFSKHAARIMAERGGGVIINIASTRALQSEPNTEPYSASKGGLLALTHALAVSLAPYRIRVVAVSPGWIDTSEWQIPPREPQLTRLDHEQHPAGRVGKPEDVAALVAFLASDEAGFVTGVNFVIDGGMTVRMIYLDDAVVEDALFRLTGDREFAALVRRVALSGLAGRAKEALKPVLVD
- a CDS encoding SDR family NAD(P)-dependent oxidoreductase, with product MADLRAVVTGASSGIGRALTLEICRAGGRVLGVARSEGALLELKRQLGDRFDYVRADLSKLEELDRVVEGARAFLGSLDVLVNNAGFGLYKGVLEHSEDELLSMTLVNFVSPIVLTRKLLPLMHEGSTVVNVITAGIHVLMTRLPIYGATKIAFHYASKAIERELKLKGIRVVTVYPGSVLTEFHARAGGAAPKWGTVTAEEVSKEILKAVRKGKSKVYVPGYVSLLRVFGPHLPPLY
- a CDS encoding class II aldolase/adducin family protein yields the protein MKYRELREKVIEAFRFMESAGLNWGYSGNISVRLPEEGLYLMTPSGLRKAQMRPEDLVVVDEQGNLVEGGRAPTSEYLMHLAVYRARSDVKAVVHAHPVYASVLAALRRRLEPVLDEITVYLGGAVEVADYGPPGSEELARNVVRALGDRCAVILANHGVLTCGKDLDEALDALVYLERAAKVYVITLLLGTPHPLPAEVLEFEKQLYLLRRGQ
- a CDS encoding FGGY-family carbohydrate kinase — encoded protein: MSREALIVVDFGSSALKVQAFTTSGEFIVERRAPLRLYADEATLTVEYNPTEVESSLFTCLRSVGEGLQRLQYEVKGIGCTSQRYNMVLLDINGRELCMSPNVDPRGFLASLSLSDDECAELYRVTGLYPPHLFTAARLMWFKEFKPESFSKISKILTICDWLLYKLCGAYTTCPSLAASTMLFDVVSTRWSRKAMEMFGVVEDMLPEIVREGDFAGYLSREAAEKTSLPEGLPVVVCGGDTQTAALAAGVFGEGEVGVIAGRTVPVVAWTGNPAIDAGMRTWLVPHVGGGWLVESNAGPLGEFIEWFLRDIIVAEDYGALDRLFELSEPGAKGVMMKLYPSIMDAKSLGRQSFRSFISTPLLASPFTQPVKVCDMVRALLEYVAYSIKANVLQAVSVASKRLTSVRATGGLTRIRSLRKLLPSVLGRTVFLTNVPHGSGAGSAALTAFSLGCYSSLREAARAFVLLEGCEPDPDLVEHYEAAYASWLDFYTSV
- a CDS encoding 2-hydroxyacid dehydrogenase, with the translated sequence MHALVTARFDEKAIEKLREYIDVTYQSWCKTKRVISQEELIELANSLKANILIVELEHVDREVIERVDGLKLVGVCRNDPGRNVDLEAATERGVPVIYTPGRNANAVAELTVAVILMLLRKLSSICFKLKSGAVRIDSFEDFAKYYSEWMGSELYGKTVGIVGLGRIGYRVAEILRAFGARILVYDPYVHDERVKSVGGERVDLETLLRSSDIVTLHVPPTEETVNMIGRREIELMKPTAILVNLANPVVVDEDALYDALRRRRIAGAALDVFYEEPVDSSNRFLQLENVVVTPHIGGNTVETVRRHSWMIVEDVLRYLRGERPLHLANPKVWDRVAGSSYSR